A region from the Variovorax paradoxus genome encodes:
- a CDS encoding ABC transporter ATP-binding protein, which yields MTDVVLQLLNVESAYGPIKAIRGVSLKVRQGEIVTVLGSNGAGKTTILKTISGIIDPRKGSIEFQGKDITAKDPAHIVQQGLGHVPEGREVFPLLSVKDNLLMGAYTRKDRDGVARDMESVYTYFPILRERATQDAGLLSGGQQQMLAISRAIMAAPHLILLDEPSLGLSPKLTKEIFEIVVRINRERGTTILLVEQNANMALNASDHGYVLENGRIVMEDTCERLREKEDIKEFYLGVKDDGVRGERRWKKKKTWR from the coding sequence ATGACCGACGTTGTTCTCCAACTGCTCAACGTCGAAAGCGCCTACGGCCCCATCAAGGCCATCCGCGGCGTGAGCCTGAAAGTCCGCCAAGGCGAGATCGTGACGGTCCTGGGCTCCAACGGCGCGGGCAAGACGACGATCCTCAAGACCATCTCGGGAATCATCGACCCCCGCAAAGGCAGCATCGAATTCCAGGGCAAGGACATCACCGCCAAGGACCCGGCCCACATCGTGCAGCAGGGCCTCGGCCACGTGCCCGAAGGCCGCGAGGTGTTCCCGCTGCTGTCGGTGAAAGACAACCTGCTGATGGGCGCCTACACCCGCAAGGACCGCGACGGCGTGGCGCGCGACATGGAGAGCGTCTACACCTACTTTCCCATCCTGCGCGAGCGCGCCACGCAGGATGCCGGCCTGCTCTCGGGCGGCCAGCAGCAGATGCTCGCGATTTCGCGCGCCATCATGGCCGCACCGCATCTGATCCTGCTCGACGAACCCAGCCTCGGCCTGAGCCCCAAGCTGACGAAAGAGATCTTCGAGATCGTCGTGCGCATCAACCGCGAACGCGGCACCACCATCCTGCTGGTGGAGCAGAACGCCAACATGGCGCTCAACGCCTCCGACCATGGCTACGTGCTCGAGAACGGCCGCATCGTCATGGAAGACACCTGCGAACGCCTGCGCGAGAAGGAAGACATCAAGGAGTTCTACCTGGGCGTCAAGGACGACGGCGTGCGCGGCGAGCGGCGCTGGAAAAAGAAGAAGACCTGGAGGTGA
- a CDS encoding ABC transporter ATP-binding protein, which yields MSGSDVLLSAKDLSVRFGGVLAVNKVSFDVHRDEVFTLIGPNGAGKTTVFNLISRIYTPTMGEITWHGGAAGPLALTQQAPHAIAALGIARTFQNIELFEHATVLHNLLIGRHTHRRTGFWSEVFFTPATRRAEIQAREKAEQVIDLLDLQHHRDSMVAGLPYGVRKVVELARALCTEPKLLLLDEPSSGLNVEETADMAFWIQDIQHELGVSVLMVEHDMSLVSKVSDRVLAMNMGEVLATGTPREVQADARVIEAYLGTVDDVSSLRRVAA from the coding sequence ATGAGCGGCAGCGACGTTCTTCTTTCGGCCAAGGACCTGAGCGTGCGCTTCGGCGGCGTGCTCGCGGTCAACAAGGTGAGCTTCGACGTGCACCGCGACGAGGTGTTCACGCTGATCGGGCCGAACGGCGCAGGCAAGACGACGGTGTTCAACCTGATCAGCCGGATCTACACGCCGACCATGGGCGAGATCACGTGGCATGGCGGGGCCGCCGGGCCGCTGGCGCTGACGCAGCAGGCGCCCCACGCGATCGCGGCGCTCGGCATTGCGCGCACCTTTCAGAACATCGAACTCTTCGAGCATGCGACGGTGCTGCACAACCTCTTGATCGGCCGCCATACGCACCGTCGGACAGGTTTCTGGAGCGAGGTGTTCTTCACGCCCGCGACGCGGCGCGCCGAGATTCAGGCGCGCGAGAAGGCGGAGCAGGTGATCGATCTTCTGGACTTGCAGCACCATCGCGACTCGATGGTGGCCGGCCTGCCGTACGGCGTGCGCAAGGTGGTGGAGCTCGCGCGTGCGCTGTGCACCGAGCCCAAGCTGCTGCTGCTCGACGAGCCGTCGTCCGGGCTCAACGTCGAGGAGACGGCGGACATGGCGTTCTGGATCCAGGACATCCAGCATGAGCTGGGGGTGTCGGTGCTGATGGTCGAGCACGACATGTCGCTGGTGTCGAAGGTGTCGGACCGCGTGCTTGCCATGAACATGGGGGAAGTGCTGGCCACTGGAACGCCGCGCGAGGTGCAGGCAGACGCGCGTGTCATCGAGGCTTATCTTGGGACTGTGGATGACGTGAGCAGCTTGAGGAGGGTGGCGGCATGA